DNA from Campylobacter concisus:
GACTGCGCGGCTATAAGATACGATATCACCGATCACAAAGGCAAAATCCACTCAGCCTATCTTTTTGGCGAGCCAAAGAGCAAGGCAAATGTCAAATTTCAAAAGATCCTTGCCGATCACGAGCTTTTAAGCAGTCCAAAATACGAAGAGCTTTTAAAAACTATCAAATTTCTAAGCCAAAATGGTGGAATTTTGATCTTTTTAGATAGCGACAACTCAAACACAAGCAAAGACTACGGCATCGGAGCGCAAATTTTAAATCACTTTGGCGTAAAGGATATCGAGCTTCTAAGCTCAAATAAAAATAAAGAATTTGTAAGCTTAGCCGGTTTTGGACTAAATATAGTCGGTTATAAGGAAATTTAAAGGAGATAAAATGAGCGAAGAGGCACAACGCAGAGCCTTACAAAATCAAATTTGGAGCATCGCAAATGAAGTAAGGGGTGCTGTTGATGGATGGGACTTTAAGCAGTATGTCCTCGGAACTTTGTTTTATAGATTTATCAGTGAAAATTTTACCGACTACATAGAGGCCGGGGATGATAGCATCGACTACGCTAGCATGGGTGACGATGAGATAGATGACGAGCAAAAAAGGGTCATTATAGAAGAAAAGGGCTACTTCATCTATCCTAGCCAGCTTTTTAAAAATGTCGTAAAAAATGCCTCAAGTAATGCAAATTTAAATACCGATCTGGATCAAATTTTTAAAAGTATCGAGGGTTCAGCCGCAGGGTTTGAGTCAGAGCAAGACATCAAAGGACTTTTTGCTGACTTTGATACGACAAGCAACAGGCTTGGCAATAGCGTCGCAGATAAAAACAGAAGGCTTGCTGCTGTTTTAAACGGAGTTGCTGGGCTTGATTTTGGTGACTTTAAAGATAACCACATCGATCTTTTTGGCGATGCTTATGAGTTTCTCATCTCAAACTACGCTGCAAATGCCGGCAAGTCAGGCGGCGAGTTTTTCACTCCGCAAAATGTCTCAAAGCTCATCTCTGAGCTAGCCATGCACGGACAAGAAAGTGTAAATAAAATTTACGATCCAGCTTGTGGCTCTGGTTCGCTACTTTTGCAAGCTAAAAAGAGATTTGACAAGCATGAGGTAGAGCAGGGCTTTTTCGGACAAGAGATCAATCACACGACATTTAACCTTGCTCGCATGAATATGTTTTTACACAACATAAACTACTCTAAATTTCACATCGAGCTTGGCGATACGCTTTTAGACCCAAAGCTTCAGGACGACAAGCCGTTTGACGCCATCGTCTCAAATCCTCCTTACTCTATAAACTGGATCGGCAGCGATGACCCCACACTTATAAATGATGCTAGGTTTGCTCCAGCTGGCGTGCTAGCGCCTAAAAGCAAGGCAGACTTTGCCTTTATCATGCATGCTCTTAGCTACCTCTCTGCAAAGGGGCGAGCCGCTATCGTTAGCTTTCCTGGCATTTTTTATAGAGGCGGCGCAGAAAAGAAGATACGTGAGTATCTAGTAAAAGAAAATTTCGTAGAAACCATCATCGCCCTAGCGCCAAATCTCTTCTACGGCACATCGATCGCTGTAAATATCCTTGTGCTCTCAAAGCACAAAAGTGAAAACAAAACGCAGTTTATAGACGCTAGTGAGTTTTTTGAAAAAAGAACAAACAATAACGTTTTAACAAATGAGCACATTAAAAAGATAGTAGAAATTTTTGCCAGTAAAGAAGAGATCGCTCACGTAGCTACATCGGTGGATAATGACACTATCGCCAAAAATGACTACAACCTAGCAGTTAGCTCCTACGTCGAGCCAAAAGATACACGTGAGAAGATAGATATAAATGAGCTAAATTTACAGATAAAAGAGACCGTGGCTAAGATATCAAATTTACGCTCGCAGATAGATGATATCATCGCGCAGATAGAGCTGGACGGCGAGAGATGAGTAAAATTTTTGATCTGATAAATGAGCTTTGCCCTGATGGTGAGCAAAGGGGCAAGCAGGACATCAACTGCTTGATGTCCGTCCCTTTGCGAGTGAGTGGAGCATATTGCGTAGCAATGCGAACGATGGCTCCGAAATTTCACTCGCGAAGCCGAGCAAAATTTTAAAAGGCTTGAAATGAGTAAAATTTTTGATCTGATAAATGAACTTTGCCCTGATGGGGTTGAATTTAAAGAGCTTGGAGAGATTGCGGATATTGTTAGAGGTCAAAGGGTTACAAAAGCGGAACTGCAAAATGATGGCAAATATCCTGTTGTAAGTGGAGGTATAAAGCCGCTTGGATTTTTGAATAAATTTAATCGTGAAGCTAATACAATAACTGTTGCGCAATATGGAACTGCTGGATATATCAATTTTATTGAGGAAAAATTTTGGGCTAATGATGTTTGTTATTGTATTTTTCCGAAAAAAGAAATATCTAATAAATTTTTATTGTATTGCTTGATGAAAAATCAAGAATTCATATATTCATTAAGGACAAATGCAATTCCAGCTCATTTGCCACAAAAATTATTGAGTGAGATTAAACTCCCTGTACCTCCGATGGAAGTGCAGCGTGAAATAGTCCGTATCTTGGACTCTTTCACGCTTCTTACAGCAGAGCTTACAGCAGAGCTTACAGCAGAGCTTACAGCTAGGAAAAAGCAGTATGAATTTTATCGCGACTTTCTTTTAAGCTTTGACGAGCTTGATAAAAATGGAGGGTGTGAGCTAAAAACGCTTGGAGAAATTTGCGAGCTGATACGTGGCAATGGGTTGCAAAAGAAGGACTTTGTGGAGCGTGGAGTTCCTGCGATACATTACGGTCAAATTTATACGTATTATGGAACGTTTGCTAGCAAGACTAAATCTTTTGTTTCGGTTGATACGGCAAGAAGGTTAAAAAAAGCGACAAAGGGTGACGTTCTTATTTCTGGAGTTAGTGAAAATATACAAGATATTCTTAAGCCTCTTGGTTGGTTAGGTGAAGAAGTTGCCATATCTGGCGATATGTTTGCTTTGCGTCCAAATAAGGTCGTCAATACGAAATTTTTAACATATATGTTGCAAACTAATAGCTTTTATAAATTTAAAGAAAAGCACGCTCAAGGGGCAAAAGTAACTCGTGTTAAGTCAGATAGATTTTTAAAATTTAAAATCCCCGCCCCATCACTTCAAACACAGCAAAAGGTCGTTGAGATATTAGATAAATTTGATACGCTTGTAAATTCTATAACTGAGGGTTTGCCACGAGAGATAGAGCTAAGGCGCAAGCAGTATGAGTATTACAGAGAGCTACTTTTAAATTTCAAACCAAAAATGAGAGCATAAAGGCGTAAAAATGATAGAGAGTAAAACCATACTTGAGTCAGAAAATTTCATCGTTTTAGATAAATATGAGAGATTGCCTCAGTCTTCAAGCTACCAAAGCGAAGCGGATATGGAGCGTGAGCTTATAGATGATCTTGCAAAACAAGGCTATGAGTATAAAAAAGATATAAACTCTCAAACGGAACTTTTACGAAATTTAAAAGAGCAGCTAGAGAGGCTAAATAACGTTAAATTTAGCCCCTCAGAGTGGAAAAGGCTAGTTGAAGAGTATATCGACAAGCCAAACGATGGCATAATAGAAAAGACCCGCAAGATACAAGATGATCATATATATGATTTTACTTTTGAAGATGGGCATATACAAAATATCTGCCTTATCGATAAAAAAGATATCGCTAAAAACAGCTTGCAGGTGATAAATCAGTTTGAGCAAACTGGCTCATCGCACAACAGATATGATGTCACTATACTTGTTAATGGCTTGCCGCTTGTGCAAATAGAGCTTAAAAAGCGAGGCGTGGCGATAAGAGAAGCCTTTAATCAAATTCACCGCTACTCCAAAGAGAGCTTTAACTCATCAAATTCGCTCTTTAAATACTTGCAAATTTTTATCATCTCAAATGGCACAGATACAAGATACTTTGCAAATACAACCAAACGAGATAAAACCAGCTTTGACTTTACTATAAACTGGGCAAATTCAAAAAACGAAGCCATAAAAGATATAAAGGACTTTACAGCTACATTTTTGGCGAAAAATACACTTCTTAGCATACTGAGCAAATACTGCATCTTTGACACAAATAATACCTTGCTTATAATGCGTCCTTATCAGATAGCGGCGACTGAGCGCATACTTTGGAAGATAAATAGCTCGCATAATGCTAAATGCTACTCAAAGCCAGAAGGTGGCGGCTTTATATGGCATACGACAGGATCTGGCAAGACGCTAACTAGCTTTAAGGCAGCTAGGCTTGCTACACAGCTTGAATTTATAGATAAAGTCTTTTTTGTGGTGGATAGAAAAGACCTTGACTATCAGACTATGAAGGAGTATCAAAAATTTTCAAAAGATAGCGTAAATGGCTCAGCTAGCTCAGCAGAGCTAAAGCGAAATACTCAAAAAGATGACGGAAAGATCATCGTAACAACCATACAAAAGCTAAACAATCTGATGAAGAGCGAAGATGATCTAAGCATATATCAAAAAGAGGTTGTTTTTATATTTGACGAGTGCCACAGGTCTCAGTTTGGCGAAGCGCAGAAAAATTTAAAGAAGAAATTTAAGAAATTTTATCAGTTTGGCTTTACCGGAACGCCGATATTTCCTCAAAATGCCATCGGAGCAGAGACTACGCAAAGTGTCTTTGGAAGCTCGCTTCATGAATATGTAATAGTCGATGCCATAAGAGATGAGAAGGTGCTTAAATTTAAGGTTGATTATAACAATGTCGTGCCTAAATTTAAGAGTATAGAGACAGAAAAAGACGAGCTAAAGCTAAGTGCAGCTGAGAATAAAAGTGCATTTTTGCACCCTGAGCGTATCAAAGAAATTTCAGAGTATGTGCTAGAGAAATTTCATCAAAAAACTCACCGTTTAAACGCAAGTGGCAAGGGCTTTAACGCTATGTTTGCAGTAAGCTCGGTAGATGCAGCGAAGCTTTATTATGAAGCGTTTAAAAATTTACAAAGCAACAAAGAGCGAGCTTTAAAGATAGCGACAATATTTTCTTTTTCACAAAACGAAGAGCAAGATATGGTTGGCGAGATAGCTGATGAGGGCTTTGAGCCAGAGTCGATGGACGTTAGCTCAAAAGAGTTTTTAAACAGCGCGATAAAAGACTACAATGCCTACTTTAAGACAAACTTTAGCGTTGATGGTGGGTCGTTTCAAGACTACTACCGAGATCTAAGCGAGCGCACAAAGAAGCAAGAGATCGATCTGCTCCTAGTTGTGGGTATGTTCTTAACTGGATTTGACGCGCCTTGTCTAAACACGCTTTTTGTGGATAAAAATTTACGCTATCACGGGCTCATACAAGCATACTCTAGGACAAATAGAATTTATGGTGCTACAAAAACTTTTGGCAATATCGTAACATTTAGAGACCTAGAAAAAGCGACAGAAGATGCTATAACTCTTTTTGGTAAAGGCAGCACCAAAAGCGTCATACTCGAAAAAAGCTATAAAGAGTATATGGATGGCTTTACAGATGCGGTATCTGGAGAGGCAAGAAGGGGCTTTGTAGATATAGTAAGCGAGCTAGAGGCAAAATTCCCTGATCCTACTAAGATAGAGACGCAAAAGGATAAGAAAGAATTTGTAAAGCTTTTTGGAGAGTATCTAAGGGTGGAAAATGCTTTGCAAAACTACGATGAATTTGTTGCTCTAAGGGCTTTGCAAGAGGTAAATTTAGACGATGAAAAAGCAGTTTGTGAGTTTAGGGATAAATTTGGCTTAAGTGATGAACAAATCAAAGAGATGCAAAGCATAAAAGTGCCAAATGCAAGGGCTTTGCAAGACTACCGCGGAACGTATAATGATATAAGAGAGTGGCTAAGAAAAGAAAAGGCTGGCGAAGAGAAGGAAAAAGAGAGGATAAACTGGGATGATGTGGTATTTGAGGTTGATCTACTAAAGTCTCAGGAGATAAATTTAGACTATATTTTGGGTTTGATATTTGAGCATAATAAAAAGATAAAAGATAAAGCAGCCCTTACTGATGAGGTGCGTCGCATCATCCGCTCGAGCTTGGAAAACCGCTCAAAAGAGGGGTTGATAGTTGATTTTATAAACCAAAGCGACTTGGATAAATTTAAAGACCGAGCTAGCGTGATAGAAGAGTTTTTTAAATTTGCAAAAGGTGTGATGAAAAAAGAGGCGGACGAGCTTATCACTTCTTTAAATTTAGATGAGGCTGGAGCAAGAAGGTTTATAAGTTCGTCTTTAAAGAGTGGCTTTGTAAGTCAGAGCGGAACGCAAATAGGCGAGATACTGCCTAAGATCAGCCCTTTAAATAAAAACTATCCAATAATCAGACAAAAAGTTATCGACGAGATATCGCATTTTGTTGATAAATTTAAAGAGGTTGGCTCATCGGTTTAAGAGGCGCTTTTAAGCAAAATTTATAGTTTTGCATTTGGCTTATTTATGCTTTGCTTCGTGCTCTAGTAGCCAAATTTTAGTTGGCAAGCCTTCGCCGCCTGAGTAGCCACCAAGCCCGCTGTGAGAGAGCACTCTGTGGCAAGGGATGATGATAGGCAGTGGGTTTTTGGCATTTGCAGAGCCTGCTGCTCGGTAAGCGTTCTTGTGACCTGCAGCAAGTGCTAGAGCTGCGTAGGTGGTCGTTTCGCCGTATGGCACTTTTTGTAAAACGTCATAAATTTTGGCTCTAAATTTGGTTGTTTTTATATCAAGTCTAACGCTAAATTTTTTAAGTTCGCCCTTAAAATAAGCCTCAAGTTCATCTAAACAAAGCTTTAAATTTTCATCTTTTACCGCAACTTTTTCAAATTTATCTACAAAATTTATCTCGCAAATTCCATTTTCACTAGCAACGATCTCTAAAATTCCAATGGGTGATTTTAGGTAGGCTTTTGACACATTTACTCCTTGAAATTTGAAATTTTGGGCAAATTTTACTTTAGATTGTTTTGCTTTTTGATAAAATGCAAGCAAAATCAGCGATTTTAGACTAAAAACGAGCAAAATCACAAAGGAAATTTATGAGCTTTTTTACCGACTACGAAAAACACGTGAGTGAGCGAGAAAAAGAGGGCGTGCCACCGCTTGCGCTAAACGCCAAGCAAACAAGTGAAATTTGCGAGCTTATAAAACTTGCTGGCAGCTCTAGTGGCGATGAGAAGGTGCAAAACGAGCTAAAATTTCTTATAAATTTGCTCACAAATCGCGTAAATCCTGGCGTTGATGACGCGGCAAAGATAAAGGCAGAATTTCTTGGCGAGGTGATAGAAGGTCTTAAGATAGACGGACTTGATGCGGTTCGTGCCATTAAAATCTTAGGCAAGATGCTTGGCGGATATAATGTAGAAATTTTAGTGCGAGCGCTAAAAAATAGCAATGATGTTATCGCGCGTGCTGCGGCAAATGAGCTAAAAAACATCATTTTGGTGCATGAGCATTTTGACGAGATCGCAAAGTTAGCAAGCAGTAATAAATTTGCAAAAGAGGTGCTTGTTTCTTGGGCGAATGCCGAGTGGTTTATGCATAAAAAGCCACTTGATGAGTGCATAAAGGCAGTGGTTTTTAA
Protein-coding regions in this window:
- a CDS encoding restriction endonuclease subunit S, whose product is MSKIFDLINELCPDGVEFKELGEIADIVRGQRVTKAELQNDGKYPVVSGGIKPLGFLNKFNREANTITVAQYGTAGYINFIEEKFWANDVCYCIFPKKEISNKFLLYCLMKNQEFIYSLRTNAIPAHLPQKLLSEIKLPVPPMEVQREIVRILDSFTLLTAELTAELTAELTARKKQYEFYRDFLLSFDELDKNGGCELKTLGEICELIRGNGLQKKDFVERGVPAIHYGQIYTYYGTFASKTKSFVSVDTARRLKKATKGDVLISGVSENIQDILKPLGWLGEEVAISGDMFALRPNKVVNTKFLTYMLQTNSFYKFKEKHAQGAKVTRVKSDRFLKFKIPAPSLQTQQKVVEILDKFDTLVNSITEGLPREIELRRKQYEYYRELLLNFKPKMRA
- a CDS encoding methylated-DNA--[protein]-cysteine S-methyltransferase, whose translation is MSKAYLKSPIGILEIVASENGICEINFVDKFEKVAVKDENLKLCLDELEAYFKGELKKFSVRLDIKTTKFRAKIYDVLQKVPYGETTTYAALALAAGHKNAYRAAGSANAKNPLPIIIPCHRVLSHSGLGGYSGGEGLPTKIWLLEHEAKHK
- a CDS encoding type I restriction endonuclease subunit R — its product is MIESKTILESENFIVLDKYERLPQSSSYQSEADMERELIDDLAKQGYEYKKDINSQTELLRNLKEQLERLNNVKFSPSEWKRLVEEYIDKPNDGIIEKTRKIQDDHIYDFTFEDGHIQNICLIDKKDIAKNSLQVINQFEQTGSSHNRYDVTILVNGLPLVQIELKKRGVAIREAFNQIHRYSKESFNSSNSLFKYLQIFIISNGTDTRYFANTTKRDKTSFDFTINWANSKNEAIKDIKDFTATFLAKNTLLSILSKYCIFDTNNTLLIMRPYQIAATERILWKINSSHNAKCYSKPEGGGFIWHTTGSGKTLTSFKAARLATQLEFIDKVFFVVDRKDLDYQTMKEYQKFSKDSVNGSASSAELKRNTQKDDGKIIVTTIQKLNNLMKSEDDLSIYQKEVVFIFDECHRSQFGEAQKNLKKKFKKFYQFGFTGTPIFPQNAIGAETTQSVFGSSLHEYVIVDAIRDEKVLKFKVDYNNVVPKFKSIETEKDELKLSAAENKSAFLHPERIKEISEYVLEKFHQKTHRLNASGKGFNAMFAVSSVDAAKLYYEAFKNLQSNKERALKIATIFSFSQNEEQDMVGEIADEGFEPESMDVSSKEFLNSAIKDYNAYFKTNFSVDGGSFQDYYRDLSERTKKQEIDLLLVVGMFLTGFDAPCLNTLFVDKNLRYHGLIQAYSRTNRIYGATKTFGNIVTFRDLEKATEDAITLFGKGSTKSVILEKSYKEYMDGFTDAVSGEARRGFVDIVSELEAKFPDPTKIETQKDKKEFVKLFGEYLRVENALQNYDEFVALRALQEVNLDDEKAVCEFRDKFGLSDEQIKEMQSIKVPNARALQDYRGTYNDIREWLRKEKAGEEKEKERINWDDVVFEVDLLKSQEINLDYILGLIFEHNKKIKDKAALTDEVRRIIRSSLENRSKEGLIVDFINQSDLDKFKDRASVIEEFFKFAKGVMKKEADELITSLNLDEAGARRFISSSLKSGFVSQSGTQIGEILPKISPLNKNYPIIRQKVIDEISHFVDKFKEVGSSV
- a CDS encoding type I restriction-modification system subunit M produces the protein MSEEAQRRALQNQIWSIANEVRGAVDGWDFKQYVLGTLFYRFISENFTDYIEAGDDSIDYASMGDDEIDDEQKRVIIEEKGYFIYPSQLFKNVVKNASSNANLNTDLDQIFKSIEGSAAGFESEQDIKGLFADFDTTSNRLGNSVADKNRRLAAVLNGVAGLDFGDFKDNHIDLFGDAYEFLISNYAANAGKSGGEFFTPQNVSKLISELAMHGQESVNKIYDPACGSGSLLLQAKKRFDKHEVEQGFFGQEINHTTFNLARMNMFLHNINYSKFHIELGDTLLDPKLQDDKPFDAIVSNPPYSINWIGSDDPTLINDARFAPAGVLAPKSKADFAFIMHALSYLSAKGRAAIVSFPGIFYRGGAEKKIREYLVKENFVETIIALAPNLFYGTSIAVNILVLSKHKSENKTQFIDASEFFEKRTNNNVLTNEHIKKIVEIFASKEEIAHVATSVDNDTIAKNDYNLAVSSYVEPKDTREKIDINELNLQIKETVAKISNLRSQIDDIIAQIELDGER